DNA from Lactobacillus sp. ESL0791:
CCAATGACTTCACTAGACCCAACGATGAATATTGGGCGTCAGGTAGCGGAACCCCTGCTCATTCATAATAAAATCTCTAAGAAAAAGGCCCTTGAGCGTGCTCAAGAAGTTTTGGAGTTGGTCGGCATTCCCGATGCCAAAAATAGGATGAAGGACTATCCCCATCAATTTTCTGGTGGGCAGCGTCAAAGAATTGTTATCGCCATTGCCATTGTTGATAATCCCGAAATTTTGCTTGCTGATGAGCCGACCACAGCCCTGGATGTAACTGTGCAGGCACAGATTATCGATTTGATGCGTGATTTGCAGAAAAAATTGGACACTTCAATCATTTTTATTACGCATGATTTAGGGGTGGTTGCCGGTATAGCCGACCGCGTAGCCGTAATGTATGCCGGAAAAATTGTTGAAATTGGCACGGTAGATGAAATTTTTTACCAACCCAAACACCCTTACACTTGGGGATTGCTAAGTTCAATGCCTACTTTAGACACCAATCAGGAAAAACTGCCGTCGATTCCGGGGACGCCGCCGGATTTATTGAATCCGCCTAAAGGAGATGCGTTTGCGCCGCGTAATCCGTACGCGATGCAGATTGATTTAGAGGCGCAGCCGCCGTTCTTTAAAGTGAGTGATACGCATTATGCGGCAACTTGGCTGTTGCATCCTGATGCCCCGAAAGTTGAGCCGCCGAAGGCAATTGTTGAACGTGCCAAAGAGTACGAGCAGATGCTTGCTAACGGTGCAAAAGAAAGAAGTTAAATAAATGACTGAACGAAAAAAAATTGTGCAGGTGCAGCATCTTAAACAATATTTTAATCAAGGTAAAGCTAATGAAGTTAAAGCGGTTGACGACGTTAGTTTTGACATCTATGAGGGTGAAACTTTTGGCTTAGTGGGTGAATCCGGTTCGGGTAAAAGCACAACTGGCCGCAGCATCATCCGCTTGTACACCCCAACTGCTGGCAAGGTCATCTATGATGGGCAGGATATTAGCAAGATCAAAAAACGCAGTAAAAAAATGCTAAATTTTCGGCGCAATGTGCAAATGATTTTTCAGGATCCGTATGCTTCGTTGGATCCCCGGA
Protein-coding regions in this window:
- a CDS encoding ABC transporter ATP-binding protein; its protein translation is MSNNILEISHLKINFKTFAGTVQAIRDVSFNLKKGETLAIVGESGSGKSVTTRSIMGLLAPNAVIEQGKILFKGKDLLKESNKEMDHHRGNDISMIFQDPMTSLDPTMNIGRQVAEPLLIHNKISKKKALERAQEVLELVGIPDAKNRMKDYPHQFSGGQRQRIVIAIAIVDNPEILLADEPTTALDVTVQAQIIDLMRDLQKKLDTSIIFITHDLGVVAGIADRVAVMYAGKIVEIGTVDEIFYQPKHPYTWGLLSSMPTLDTNQEKLPSIPGTPPDLLNPPKGDAFAPRNPYAMQIDLEAQPPFFKVSDTHYAATWLLHPDAPKVEPPKAIVERAKEYEQMLANGAKERS